The window TTGACCCTGTTGAAAGCATTGATGGCGTTGCCGTTAAAGACCTGGTTGAGCAATACGGTTCGCCGGTTTTTGTCTTGTCCGAAAAACAGATCAGGCGCAATTACCAGGCGGCGCTTCGGTCGTTTAAAACACGTTATCCGAAAGTGCAGTTTGCCTGGAGTTATAAAACCAATTACCTGAATGCCGTTTGCAGGGTTTTTCATCAGGAGGGAAGCTGGGCCGAGGTTGTATCTGGTTTTGAGTATCATAAAGCTTTGGGCAATGGCGTTGCCGGTCATCAGATTATCTTTAACGGACCCGATAAAAAAGAAGCCGATTTAATTCTGGCGATAGAAAATCATTCGCTCATCCACATCGATCATTTCGATGAACTTTATTTGCTGATTCAAATTACCGAAAGGATTAATAAAACTGCAAAAGTGGCTATTAGGGTTAATTTTGATACCGGAGTTTATCCGATTTGGGATCGGTTTGGCTTTAACTACGAAAATGGCCAGGCCTGGACCGCTATTGCCAAAATTTCAAAAGCCGATAAGCTGGAACTTGTTGGCCTGCATTGCCATATTGGTACCTTCATGCTATCAACAGCCGCTTACGGTATTGCTGCAACTAAACTTTGTCAGTTAGCGCTGCGATGTAAAAACGAACTTCAAAATCCGCTGCAATATATAGACCTGGGAGGAGGATTTCCCTCAACCAATACCCTAAAAGGAGCTTATCTACCAGGGGTAGATACGGTTCCATCAGTTGATGATTTTGCCGATGCCATTACCAATACCATTTTAGATGCTGGTTTTGCTACAGACGAACTGCCCCTTTTAATTTTGGAAAGCGGGCGGGTATTGATTGATGATGCCGGTTATTTGATTGGGAGTGTTTTGGCCAACAAAAGGCTAAGCGATGGCAGGCGGGCTACCATTTTTGATTTTGGTATCAATATTCTATTTACCTCTAACTGGTATGATCATAAAATAAGTGTTGCAAAAGAAGCGGGACAGTACACTGAAGAAACTGTTTTATTTGGTCCACTCTGCATGAATATTGATGTTGTACGCGAAAGCATTATGTTACCGCTATTAGAGCGGGGCGATCAGGTTGTTGTACATAAAGTTGGCGCTTACAACATGACGCAGTGGATGCAATTTATCAATATGCGGCCGGCTGTAGTATTGATTGATCAACATGGTAAAAGCCATCTGATCAGAAAACCCGAAAACCTTGCTTATTTAGAAATGATGGAGGAAGTACCCGATTACTTAAAATAAAACCATTAAAGAAGTTGAGAAAAAATCTGCAATATTACCTTAACGCTGCTTTAAATAGCTACGCCATCCTGTTCTTCTCGCAGAACCGGGTTTTAGGTGCCCTATTGTTGGTTGTTTCCTTTTTTAATTTCGATGCAGGGTTTACGGGGGTGTTTGCGTAATCGGCTCCTTGTTACTGGTTACCGTATTAGGTTTTAAAAAAGAAGATATTAAATCAGGACTTTATAGCTTTAATTCACTTTTGCTTGGCATTGGCTTCGGTACTTTTTTTGGTTTCAGTTTTGCTTTCTGGTTATGGTTAAGCGCAGCATGTTTGTTATGTGTGGTTTTAAGTGTTAACCTCACTTCACTTTTAGGTAAGTACGCATTGCCAGGACTTTCTATCCCTTTTGTGCTTACCTTTTGGATGGTTTT is drawn from Pedobacter sp. HDW13 and contains these coding sequences:
- a CDS encoding diaminopimelate decarboxylase; its protein translation is MKQKYERPTIRKMNTGLMNKFGTRTDFDPVESIDGVAVKDLVEQYGSPVFVLSEKQIRRNYQAALRSFKTRYPKVQFAWSYKTNYLNAVCRVFHQEGSWAEVVSGFEYHKALGNGVAGHQIIFNGPDKKEADLILAIENHSLIHIDHFDELYLLIQITERINKTAKVAIRVNFDTGVYPIWDRFGFNYENGQAWTAIAKISKADKLELVGLHCHIGTFMLSTAAYGIAATKLCQLALRCKNELQNPLQYIDLGGGFPSTNTLKGAYLPGVDTVPSVDDFADAITNTILDAGFATDELPLLILESGRVLIDDAGYLIGSVLANKRLSDGRRATIFDFGINILFTSNWYDHKISVAKEAGQYTEETVLFGPLCMNIDVVRESIMLPLLERGDQVVVHKVGAYNMTQWMQFINMRPAVVLIDQHGKSHLIRKPENLAYLEMMEEVPDYLK